GCGTACCTCATGAGCCGCCCCGGCAGGGACGACGCGCCGGACCGGCTGTACACCCTCACCGGAGGGCGCAGCCGGTCCGACTCGGCTGCCCGCTTCGACCTGGTGACGCTCGTGGTCGCCGAGTGCGACCCGGTGCCGGGAATGCAGTCGGAGCACGCCGCGATCCTGCGGATGTGCGACCACCCGACCGCGGTCGTGGAGATCGCCGCCGAGCTGCGGCTGCCGGTGAGCATCACACGCATCCTGCTCTCCGACCTCCTCGCGGCCGGCCGCGTCAGCGCCCGACACCCCCGCACCGCCGCACTTCCCGATCCCGACGTCCTGGAACAGGTGCTCGTTGGACTCCGCAACCTCTGACACCCGCACACCGCTGGGTGACCAGGCCGACAACGGCCTGAAGATCGTGGTCGTCGGCGGCTTCGGCGTCGGCAAGACGACCCTTGTCCGCTCGGTGAGCGAGATCCGCCCGCTCAACACCGAGGAGACCATGACCCAGGCCGGCGAGACGGTCGACGATGTGAGCGGGGTACGGGAGAAGTCCGCGACGACCGTCGCCTTCGACTTCGGCCGCATCACGCTGGACGCCCACAACGTGCTGTACCTGTTCGGCGCGCCGGGCCAGGAGCGGTTCTGGTTCCTGTGGGACCGGCTGTTCTCCGGCACGCTCGGCGCGGTCGTCCTCGTCGACACCCGGCGCATCGACGACTCCTGGTACGCCATCGACCGCCTGGAGCGCCACGGCACGCCGTTCATCGTCGCCTGCAACGACTTCGGCGGATCCCGGCACACCCCCGCCGAGGTCCGCGCCGCCCTCGACCTCGACCCGCACGTCCCGTTGATCGACTGCGACGCGCGCTCACGCGCATCCGGCAAGCAGGTCCTGATCACCCTGGTCGAACACATTCGGCACCACTACGCCGCCCAGGCCCCCATATCCGAACAGGAGCTGGTGTGACCACCGCCCCCGTGCCCCTGAGCGGGCCCCGGTTCCAGACCGAACCCGCCGCGCTGTACCGGGAGATGCGGCGTGAGCACGGCGCCGTGGCCCCGGTCGTGCTCGACGGCGACGTACCGGCCTGGCTCGTGCTCGGCTACCGCGAGCTGCACCAGGTGACCGCCGATCCGGTGCTCTTCAGCCGCGACTCCGACCTGTGGAACCAGTGGGACAACATCCCCGACGACTGGCCGATGCTGCCGATGATCGGCCGCAAGCAGCCGTCGATCCTCTACACCGTCGGCGAGCGCCACCGCGAGCGCGCCGGGATGATCAGCGACGCGCTGGAAGCCGTCGACCCGTTCGAACTGCGCGGCCATGTCGAGCGGTTCGCGGACGAGCTGATCGACGCCGTGTGCACGAAGGGCGAGGCGGACCTCGTCGCGGACTACGCGATGCTGCTGCCCGTCCGCGTGCTGGCGATCCTCTACGGCTTCGCCGAGGAGCAGGGCCCCGGCCTGGTCACCGCCCTCAACGACATGATCGACGGGCGGGAGCGGGCGATCGCGGGCCAGACGCACCTGGCCACCTCCATGATCGAACTGTTGGCGAGCCGCAAGGCGCACCCGGCGGACGACGTCGTCTCGCGGATGCTCGCGAACAAGAGCGGCTTCACCGACGAGGAGATCACCCAGGACCTCATGGTGATGATGGCCGCGGGCCACCAGCCGACCGCGGACTGGATCGGCAACTCGCTGCGGCTGATGCTGACCGACCACCGCTTCGCGGCCTCCCTCTTCGGCGGACGCCACAGCGTCGCCGAGGCCATGAACGAGGTCCTGTGGGAGGACACCCCCACACAGAACGTGGCAGGCCGCTGGGCCTCCCGCGACACCCGCCTGGGCGGCCGCCACATCCGCGCCGGTGACCTGCTGCTGCTCGGCCTCCAGGGCGCCAACAGCGACCCGCAGGTACGCACCGACGCCTGCGCGCACACCGGCGGCAACAACGCGCACTTCTCCTTCGGGCACGGCGAGCACCGCTGTCCGTTCCCGGCGCAGGAAGTGGCGGAGGTCGTCGCGCGGACGGCCATCGAGGTGGTCCTGGACCGGCTGCCGGACATCGACCTGTCCGTGCCCGCCGAGGAGTTGACGCGTCGTCCGTCCCCGTGGCTGCGGGGTCTGACGGCGCTGCCCGTGAGGTTCACCCCCACTCCGTCGATTGGAAGCGCACCCGCATGACCTCGACCGACGCATCTCCCGTCTCTCCCCTCTCTCCGCTCTCTCCCATCGAGCTGGACCCCTTCGTCACCGATCTCGACGCCGAAAGCGCGCGGCTGAGGGAGGCGGGACCGCTCGCCCCCGTGGTACTGCCCGGCGGCGTACCCGTGTGGGCGGTCACGCACCACGCCGAGGCCAGGCAGCTGTTGACGGACCCCCGGCTGGTCAAGGACATCAACGTCTGGGGCGCCTGGCAGCGCGGCGAGATCGCGCCCGACTGGCCGCTGATCGGCCTCGCCAACCCCGGCCGCTCCATGCTCACCGTGGACGGGGCCGACCACCGGCGGATGCGCACGCTCGTCGCCCAGGCGCTGACGCCGCGTCGGGTGGAGGAGATGCGGGACCGGATCACGAAGCTGACGGAGGGGCTGCTGGACCGGCTTCCGGCGGACGGCGGCGTGGTGGACCTCAAGGCGGAGTTCGCGTACCCGCTGCCGATGTACGTCATCGCGGACCTGATGGGCATCGAGGAGTCCCGTCTGCCGCGCCTGAAGGAACTGTTCGAGAAGTTCTTCTCGACGCAGACCCCGCCGGAGGAGGTCATCGCGACGCTCACCGAGCTCGCGGGGATCATGGCGGAGACGGTGGCGGCGAAGCGCGCCACCCCGGGCGACGACCTCACCTCCGCCCTGATCCAGGCCTCCGAGAACGGCGACCACCTCACCGACGAGGAGATCGTCTCCACGCTCCAGCTGATGGTGGCGGCGGGCCACGAGACGACGATCTCGCTCATCGTCAACGCGGTGGTCAACCTGTCGACGCACCCGGAGCAGCGGGAACTGGTGCTGAGTGGTGGGGCGGACTGGTCGGCGGTGGTCGAGGAGACCCTGCGCTACTCCACCCCCACCTCCCACGTCCTGATCCGCTTCGCGACGGAGGACGTGCCGGTGGGCGACAAGGTGCTGCCGGCGGGGGACGCGCTGATCGTCTCGTACGGGGCGATAGGGCGTGACGAGAAGGCGCACGGCCCGACGGCGGGTGACTTCGACATCACCCGGGAGACAAAGAACCGGCACATCTCCTTCGGGCACGGCCCGCACGTCTGCCCGGGCGCGGCGCTGTCCCGCCTGGAGGCCGGGGTCGCGCTTCCGGCCCTGTACGCGCGCTTCCCGGGCCTGGACCTGGCGGTGCCGGCGGGCGAGCTGCGCAACAAGCCGGTGGTGACGCAGAACGACCTGTTCGAGCTGCCGGTGCGGCTGGGCGACTGAGGCAAGGGTTTCTCGCCCCCGCCGCCCCACCCGTCCCACCTCCAGGGGCTCCGCCCCTTCAACCCCGCCGGGGGCTACGCCCCCTGAACCCCCGGCGGGGACTGCGTCCCCTGCACCCCTCCCGGGGCTCCGCCCCTGGACCCCGCTGGCGCTCCGCCCGGACCCGGCAGGGCTCCGCCCGGACCCGGCAGGGCTCCGCCCCTTTTCGGGGGCCAGCCCCCGGACCCCCGCTCCTCAAACGCCGGAGGGGCTGAATGTGCCGGACGGCAGGGGTCTGGGGGCGGCAGCCCCCAGGGACGGGAAGGCTAGGGGCGGCGGGGGCGAAACCCACCAGGACGACACCCCCGTCTCACCCGACGGAACACGCTTCGCCCCGGTTTCCCGAACCACTAGGCTCCCTCCCGTGGCTGAGATCCAGATTCCCGCTGACATCAAGCCCGCCGACGGACGCTTCGGCGCGGGCCCCTCCAAGGTGCGGACGGAGGCGCTGGACGCCCTGGCCGCCACCGGCAGTTCCCTTCTCGGCACCTCCCACCGCCAGGCCCCCGTCAAGAACCTGGTCGGCAAGGTGCGCGAGGGGATCCGCGAGCTCTTCCAACTCCCCGACGGCTACGAGGTCGTCCTCGGTAACGGCGGCTCCACCGCGTTCTGGGACATCGCGACCCACGGCCTGATCGAGAACAAGTCGCAGCACCTCAACTTCGGCGAGTTCTCCTCCAAGTTCGCGAAGGCCGCGAAGCTCGCCCCGTGGCTCGCCGAGCCCACCGTCATCTCCTCCGACCCCGGCACGCACCCCGAGCCGGCGGCCGAGGCGGGCGTCGACGTCTACGCCTTCACGCACAACGAGACCTCGACGGGTGTCGCGATGCCGATCCAGCGCGTCGCGGGCGCCGACGAGGGCGCCCTGGTCCTCGTCGACGCGACGAGCGGCGCCGGCGGCCTCCCGGTCGACATCGCCGAGACGGACGTCTACTACTTCGCCCCGCAGAAGTCCTTCGCCTCCGAGGGCGGCCTGTGGATCGGCGTCTTCTCCCCGGCCGCGGTCGAGCGCGCCGAGCGTATCCACGCCTCCGGCCGCCACATCCCGGAGTTCTTCAGCCTCCCCACGGCGATCGACAACTCCCGCAAGAACCAGACGTACAACACCCCGGCCCTCTCCACCCTCTTCCTCCTCAACGAGCAGCTGGAGTGGATCAACGGCCAGGGCGGCCTGGACTGGTCGGTGCGCCGCACGGCCACCTCCGCCCGCACGCTGTACGGCTGGGCCGAGGACGTCAAGTTCGCGACCCCGTTCGTCACCGACCCGGCCAAGCGCTCCCAGGTCATCGGCACGATCGACTTCTCGGACGAGGTAGACGCCGCCGCCGTCGCCAAGGTCCTGCGCGCCAACGGCATCGTCGACACCGAGCCCTACCGCAAGCTCGGCCGCAACCAGCTCCGTATCGCGATGTTCCCGGCGATCGACCCGGCGGACATCGACGCGCTGACGAAGTGCATCGACTACGTGATCGAGAAGCTGTAGTCGTCGAAGCTGTGGTCGTGAAGCTGTAGTCGTTCTCGTACGGCGGGGGCGCCCGGTGAGCACCGGACGCCCCCTTCGCACGTACCGGCACAGGTACCAGCACACATACCGGCAACGGCTACCGCGGACCCCGACGCACCAGCCGTTTGATGCCGAGGACAAGGGCCAGGCCGACCGCCAGAACCAGCGCGCCGACCTTGTAGTCGGCGTTCAGGGGCGAGCCGCCGCCGGTCCCGGCCTCCGCGCTCCCCTTCTCGGAAGGCGACTTGGAGTCGCCACCCCCCTTGTATCCGGGCACGCTTTCGGCCCGCACCGTGCTGTCGGTGCCCTCGCTCCCGTACAGGAGCTTCGACCCGTCGGCGGTGTAGGTGACCGACTCGCCCTGCCGCTGAAGGGGCACGTCCAGCCGGCCCTGCCGCTTGATCTTCCCGCCGTTCCAGTCGTACGCGATGCCGCCGAAGTAGCCACGCACGGCGAGTTGCTTGCCGTCGGGTGAGAAGGCTGCGTCGGTGGCCCACAGGTCGACGGCGGCGACGGGCTTGAAGACGTTCGTGCCGGAGGAGGACAGCTCGGCCGGGCCCTCGTAGAGGTGTCCGCCGTCCTCCTTCTTGTCGATGATGTAGACACGCCCGGTCCTGGGGTGGACGACGAGGGACTCGGCGTCGCGGGGGCCGTCCGAGTACTTCACGACGTACTGGGTGGCGCGGATCGTCCGGTCCTTGAGCACCTTGGGCTCGGGCAGCTTGTAGATCCACACGTACGGCCACTTGCCGCCGAAGTTGTCGCCGATGTCCCCGACGTAGATCTCGTTCCCCGGGCCGATGGAGATGGCCTCCACGTCACGGGGCGAGCCGATGCCACGGAGGGTGACCGTGGCGACGGTCTTCCCGGTGCGGCTGTCCACGGCGTAGAGGTACGGGCCGTCGTCGCTGTCGTTGTGGGTCCAGTAGATCCCCGGGTGGAGATGCGAGGCGGCGAGCCCGCTGGACTCGGTGATCCGTGGATCCTTGATGGTGAAGCCGCCATCGCCGTCGGCGGCGGACGCTGACACGGGCGCTGACGCTGACGCGGGCGCGGCGAGCACACCGATGAGAAGGGCCCCGGAAAGAAACGCGAGCGATCGACGCATGGTCCCAAGACTGCCATCCGCGGCCGTGATTCACGGTCCGGGTGATCCACAAGCGCGGCGCGGTGCGGGCGTGTCGATCCTCACACCGCCCCGCCCCATACGTCCCACGGTGATCGTCCATCATGAGCGGATGCTCAGGTTCATGCCCGTAGGCGACTCCATGACGATCGGCAGCGCGGGCGAACACACGTGGCGCTACCGGCTGTGGCAGCACCTGTGCGCGACGCACGGCGGCCCGTTCGCGCTCGTCGGCCCGCGCGAGACGCTGTACGACAAGGCGACGGACGCGCCGACGTCGTACGCGTACGCCGACCCGGACTTCCCGCGCGCCCACCTGGCGGGCTGGGGCGAGGGCTGGCTGCACATGGCGCCGCTGATCGCCGGGGCCGTGCGGGAGACGCGCGCGGACGTACTGCTGGTCTCCTTGGGCCTGATCGACCTGGGCTTCTACACGAACGCGGAGCAGACGGCGGAGAACGTACGGAAGTTCGTGACTGAGGCGCGGTCCGCGAACCCGCGCATCCGGATGGTCGTGCTCCCGGTGATCCCGAACATCCGTGCGGAGACGGAAGACTTGTTCGCGGCCGAGGTCACCCTCTTCAACGAACTCCTGGCGAAGGCGGTGGCGGACCTGGACGAGCCCCGCTCCCCCCTCCTGCTGACGTCACCCCCGCCGTCGTACGACATCCACACGGACACGTACGACGGCACGCACCCGAACACGTGCGGTGAGCACAAGATCGCGGAGGCGTTCGCGGGGGCGATGCATCAGGCGTGGGGATGGGGACAAACGTACGTGGCTGGAACAAGCTGACCGAATACCGGCGTGCCTCGGTCACGGTGCGTATCGTTGTACCGCGCGGCTGCACCTGTCCGTGGGGCAGCCGGGGAGGAGCGCCACGATGACCGTCCTTGAAGACAGGATCGAGATGGCCGACGCCGACGCCAACACCAAGCGTTTGGACGAGTGGTTCGAGCGCCTTGAGCGGATGCCCGTCCCCGAAGGATTCAGGGTCGAGATCGTCGGGGGCAACGTCCACATGACGCCGCAACGGGACACACACTGGGGAATCATCCGCCGCATCGCGCGGGCCTTGGAGGACAGGTTCGGGATGGACGTCAAGGTGTTCTCGGACGTCCGCATCGACTTCCCCGGCCACGAGAACGGCTTCTGTCCGGACATCGCCCTGCTCAAGGACTCGGCGAAGAAGGACGACACGGGCCACTGGCGTTACCAGGACATCGAGTTCGTCGCCGAGGTCATCTCCGAGGGCACGGCCCACAACGACTACGGCCCGAAGAAACTCGCGTACGCGGAAGCCGAGGTCCCCCTCTATGTCATCGCCGATCCCTACCAGGGCCGGTGCTACGTCTACACCGACCCCAAGGACGGCGACTACGAGAACAGGACGCCGGTGGACTTCGGCACCGACATCGACCTGACCGGCACGGTGGTCGACCTCGTCCTCAAGACCGACGGCTTCCCCCGCGACTGATCCGGCCACCCGACCACTCGGCCAACTGCCCTTGCCTAGAGCGCACTCCACGCCGTTGGCTAGGCAGTCATGAAGTACACGCAGCTCGGACGCACAGGACTCAAGGTCAGCCGGCTCGTTCTCGGGACCATGAACTTCGGCCCCCAGACGGAAGAGGCCGACAGCCACGCGATCATGGACGCGGCCCTGGACTCGGGAATCAACTTCTTCGACACCGCCAACGTGTACGGCTGGGGCGAGAACAAGGGCCGTACCGAGAGGATCATCGGCGACTGGTTCGCCAAGGGCGGCGAGCGGCGCGACAAGGTCGTGCTCGCCACCAAGGTCTACGGCAACATGGGCGCGGACGGCGAGGCCTGGCCCAACCACGACAAGCTCTCCGCCCTCAACATCCGGCGGGCGGTCGACGCCAGCCTCAAGCGGCTGCAGACCGACTACATCGACCTGTACCAGTTCCACCACATCGACCGCAGCACTCCTTTCGAGGAGATCTGGCAGGCCATGGACGTGCTGGTGCAGCAGGGGAAGATCCTGTACGTGGGGTCCAGCAACTTCCCCGGGTACAAGATCGCCCAGGCCAACGAGACCGCGGCCCGGCACGGCTCCTACGGGCTCGTCAGCGAGCAGTGCCTCTACAACCTCTTCGAGCGGCGCGCCGAGATGGAGGTCATCCCGGCGGCGCAGGAGTACGGGCTCGGCGTCATCCCGTGGTCGCCGCTGCACGGCGGACTGCTGGGCGGTGTCATCAAGAAGGAGATCGAGGGCGGGCGCCGGGCGAGCGGCCGGACCGCCGACTCGCTCACCGACCCGGCCGTCCGCGCGCAGATCCAGTCCTACGAGGACCTGCTCGACAAGCACGGCCTCGAACCCGGCGAGGCCGCCCTCGCCTGGCTGCTGACCCGGCCCGGCGTCACCGGCCCCATCGTCGGCCCGCGCACCGCAGAACAGCTGGAATCGGCGCTCCGGGCCGCCGAACTGGAACTCCCGGAGGAGGTCCTGACCGGCCTGGAGGAGATCTTCCCTGGTCCGGGGCCGTCTCCGGAGGCCTTCGCCTGGTGATCGACCGGGGGCCGAGGGACACCCCCCGGGACAGCACAGCCCGGGGCCGGGGCCGGGGCCCTCTCCGGAGACCTTCGCCCGCTGATCAGCCAGGAGGCGTCCGGGGGGCGGTCCACGGGACAGCACAGCCCTGGCCGAGGTCCCGTCCGGAGGCCTTCGCCCGGTAGGGCGCTCACGTGTGGCGGTGGTCGGTCTACTTTCCGACCGCCGCCGCCAGCACCACCACCGCCAACATCAGCACAAGCACACCGGCCATGATCCGGTTACGGGTCTTCGGGTCCACGTATCGAGACTAACCGGCCCGCCTCACCCGCCCGCGCCGAGCCCCCACCGCTCCACCGTCTCGTACCGCGGCTGCTCCCCCGGCACCCCCGACCTGGGCAGGTTGCTGCGGACGAGGTGCAGCTCGCCGACCGTCCACCGGCGCCCCGCGAACGCCTCCAGCGCCGCGACATACGGCCGGAAGTCCGCCGGCCCCCGGCCGCTGCGGGCCAGCGTCAGATGGGCGCGGTAGTGGCGGTGCTCCCCCATCTCCACGCCCGCCTTCCGCCCCGCGGCCTCCGTCCGGTCCGCGAGCAGCCGCAGCTCCCCCACGTCCCCGGATGCGCCCACCCACAGCGTCCGGCCCCCGAAGCGCCCGCCCCCGTCCAAGGACAGGGAGAACGGCTCGGTGTGCCGGGCCGCCCGCGCCAGCCGCTCCGACAGGTCGGGGACGACGTCCTCGGCCACCTCGCCGTAGAACGCGAGCGTGTAGTGCCAGCCCGGCCGCCCGGTCCAGCGCAGCCCCTGCGCCCCGGGCAGCCCCTCCAACCCGCGCACCACCGAGGCGAGCTCGTGGAGCGCGTCCTCGGGCGGCACCACCGCGGCGAAGAGTCTCATGTCCTTCAGCCTTCCAGGGAACGGATCGCCCAGCCACCGGCCATTTCGCCTACTACGAGTCGAACGGCTTCGCCCGGGCGCAGGCCCTCACGGTCGGGGACGACCGGTGGCCCGGGCAGGTACTGGCGCGGCGCGTGTGACACGGATGCGTCGAGGGGGCGCCCCCTCGACCGGTCACGCCGACGCCGTCGCCGGCTGCTCGCGCGGGACGAACCGCACCCGCGGATGCCCCTGGTGCCAGCCCATGGAGAGGCGCAGGCCGCCGGACTTCGCCAGGACCAGGCCGATGGTCACGGCCGCCGCGGCCGAGACCAGACCGCCCGCGGCGAAGCCCGCCCGGGCGCCGTACGCGTCCGTGAGCCAGCCGACCACGGGCGCCCCCACGGGCGTACCGCCCATGAAGACCATCATGAACAGGGCCATGACGCGGCCGCGCATCGCCGGGTCCGTCCCCATCTGGACGGCCGTGTTCGCGGTGACGTTCACCGTCAGGCCGAAGATCCCTATCGGGATCATGAGGAGGGAGAACAGCCACAGGGACGGAACTCCGGCCGCCAAGATCTCCAGCGCGCCGAAGACGGCCGCCGCCGCGATCAGCACGCGCAGGCGGGCCGTGCCGCGGCGGGCTGCGAGCAGCGCGCCGGTCAGCGAGCCGAGCGCCATCAGCGTGTTGAAGAGGCTGTAGGCTCCGGCGCCCGCGTGGAAGACGTCGTCCGCGTACGCCGACAGCCAGACCGGGAAGTTGAAGCCGAAGGTGCCGATGAAACCGACCAGGACGATCGGCCAGATCAGTTCCGGGTGCCCGGCGACATAGCGCAGGCCCTCGCGGAGCTGGCCCTTGCCGCGCGGGGCGCGCTCGACGACGTGCAGCTCGCGGGCGCGCATCAGCAGCAGCGCTGCGATGGGGGCGACGAAGGACACGCCGTTGAGCAGGAAGGCCCAGCCCGTCCCGACGCCGGTGATCAGGACGCCCGCCACCGCGGGGCCGACCAGACGCGCGGACTGGAAGTTCGCCGAGTTCAGGCTGACCGCGTTCTGCAGCTGCCGGGAGCCGACCATCTCGGAGACGAACGACTGCCGGGCCGGGTTGTCCACGACCGTGGCGAGGCCGACCGCGAAGGCGGCGAGATAGACGTGCCAGACCTGGACGTGCCCGGAGAGGGTCAGGAAGGCGAGGACGAGGCCCGTGGCCCCCATCGCCGACTGCGTGACCAGCAGCGTCGGGCGCTTGGGGAGGCGGTCGACGAGAACGCCGCCGTACAGCCCGAAGAGCAGCATCGGCAGGAACTGAAGCGCCGTGGTCACACCGACGGCGGTGGACGAGCCGGTCAGGCTCAGCACCAGCCAGTCCTGGGCGATGCGCTGCATCCAGGTGCCGGTGT
The Streptomyces sp. CGMCC 4.7035 DNA segment above includes these coding regions:
- a CDS encoding MFS transporter, with the protein product MFSSLRVRNYRLFFLGQVVSNTGTWMQRIAQDWLVLSLTGSSTAVGVTTALQFLPMLLFGLYGGVLVDRLPKRPTLLVTQSAMGATGLVLAFLTLSGHVQVWHVYLAAFAVGLATVVDNPARQSFVSEMVGSRQLQNAVSLNSANFQSARLVGPAVAGVLITGVGTGWAFLLNGVSFVAPIAALLLMRARELHVVERAPRGKGQLREGLRYVAGHPELIWPIVLVGFIGTFGFNFPVWLSAYADDVFHAGAGAYSLFNTLMALGSLTGALLAARRGTARLRVLIAAAAVFGALEILAAGVPSLWLFSLLMIPIGIFGLTVNVTANTAVQMGTDPAMRGRVMALFMMVFMGGTPVGAPVVGWLTDAYGARAGFAAGGLVSAAAAVTIGLVLAKSGGLRLSMGWHQGHPRVRFVPREQPATASA
- a CDS encoding GTP-binding protein, yielding MDSATSDTRTPLGDQADNGLKIVVVGGFGVGKTTLVRSVSEIRPLNTEETMTQAGETVDDVSGVREKSATTVAFDFGRITLDAHNVLYLFGAPGQERFWFLWDRLFSGTLGAVVLVDTRRIDDSWYAIDRLERHGTPFIVACNDFGGSRHTPAEVRAALDLDPHVPLIDCDARSRASGKQVLITLVEHIRHHYAAQAPISEQELV
- a CDS encoding SGNH/GDSL hydrolase family protein, with amino-acid sequence MLRFMPVGDSMTIGSAGEHTWRYRLWQHLCATHGGPFALVGPRETLYDKATDAPTSYAYADPDFPRAHLAGWGEGWLHMAPLIAGAVRETRADVLLVSLGLIDLGFYTNAEQTAENVRKFVTEARSANPRIRMVVLPVIPNIRAETEDLFAAEVTLFNELLAKAVADLDEPRSPLLLTSPPPSYDIHTDTYDGTHPNTCGEHKIAEAFAGAMHQAWGWGQTYVAGTS
- a CDS encoding WD40 repeat domain-containing protein, whose amino-acid sequence is MRRSLAFLSGALLIGVLAAPASASAPVSASAADGDGGFTIKDPRITESSGLAASHLHPGIYWTHNDSDDGPYLYAVDSRTGKTVATVTLRGIGSPRDVEAISIGPGNEIYVGDIGDNFGGKWPYVWIYKLPEPKVLKDRTIRATQYVVKYSDGPRDAESLVVHPRTGRVYIIDKKEDGGHLYEGPAELSSSGTNVFKPVAAVDLWATDAAFSPDGKQLAVRGYFGGIAYDWNGGKIKRQGRLDVPLQRQGESVTYTADGSKLLYGSEGTDSTVRAESVPGYKGGGDSKSPSEKGSAEAGTGGGSPLNADYKVGALVLAVGLALVLGIKRLVRRGPR
- a CDS encoding cytochrome P450 family protein, with amino-acid sequence MTSTDASPVSPLSPLSPIELDPFVTDLDAESARLREAGPLAPVVLPGGVPVWAVTHHAEARQLLTDPRLVKDINVWGAWQRGEIAPDWPLIGLANPGRSMLTVDGADHRRMRTLVAQALTPRRVEEMRDRITKLTEGLLDRLPADGGVVDLKAEFAYPLPMYVIADLMGIEESRLPRLKELFEKFFSTQTPPEEVIATLTELAGIMAETVAAKRATPGDDLTSALIQASENGDHLTDEEIVSTLQLMVAAGHETTISLIVNAVVNLSTHPEQRELVLSGGADWSAVVEETLRYSTPTSHVLIRFATEDVPVGDKVLPAGDALIVSYGAIGRDEKAHGPTAGDFDITRETKNRHISFGHGPHVCPGAALSRLEAGVALPALYARFPGLDLAVPAGELRNKPVVTQNDLFELPVRLGD
- the serC gene encoding phosphoserine transaminase; translated protein: MAEIQIPADIKPADGRFGAGPSKVRTEALDALAATGSSLLGTSHRQAPVKNLVGKVREGIRELFQLPDGYEVVLGNGGSTAFWDIATHGLIENKSQHLNFGEFSSKFAKAAKLAPWLAEPTVISSDPGTHPEPAAEAGVDVYAFTHNETSTGVAMPIQRVAGADEGALVLVDATSGAGGLPVDIAETDVYYFAPQKSFASEGGLWIGVFSPAAVERAERIHASGRHIPEFFSLPTAIDNSRKNQTYNTPALSTLFLLNEQLEWINGQGGLDWSVRRTATSARTLYGWAEDVKFATPFVTDPAKRSQVIGTIDFSDEVDAAAVAKVLRANGIVDTEPYRKLGRNQLRIAMFPAIDPADIDALTKCIDYVIEKL
- a CDS encoding Uma2 family endonuclease, producing MTVLEDRIEMADADANTKRLDEWFERLERMPVPEGFRVEIVGGNVHMTPQRDTHWGIIRRIARALEDRFGMDVKVFSDVRIDFPGHENGFCPDIALLKDSAKKDDTGHWRYQDIEFVAEVISEGTAHNDYGPKKLAYAEAEVPLYVIADPYQGRCYVYTDPKDGDYENRTPVDFGTDIDLTGTVVDLVLKTDGFPRD
- a CDS encoding cytochrome P450, with the protein product MTTAPVPLSGPRFQTEPAALYREMRREHGAVAPVVLDGDVPAWLVLGYRELHQVTADPVLFSRDSDLWNQWDNIPDDWPMLPMIGRKQPSILYTVGERHRERAGMISDALEAVDPFELRGHVERFADELIDAVCTKGEADLVADYAMLLPVRVLAILYGFAEEQGPGLVTALNDMIDGRERAIAGQTHLATSMIELLASRKAHPADDVVSRMLANKSGFTDEEITQDLMVMMAAGHQPTADWIGNSLRLMLTDHRFAASLFGGRHSVAEAMNEVLWEDTPTQNVAGRWASRDTRLGGRHIRAGDLLLLGLQGANSDPQVRTDACAHTGGNNAHFSFGHGEHRCPFPAQEVAEVVARTAIEVVLDRLPDIDLSVPAEELTRRPSPWLRGLTALPVRFTPTPSIGSAPA
- the thpR gene encoding RNA 2',3'-cyclic phosphodiesterase, with protein sequence MRLFAAVVPPEDALHELASVVRGLEGLPGAQGLRWTGRPGWHYTLAFYGEVAEDVVPDLSERLARAARHTEPFSLSLDGGGRFGGRTLWVGASGDVGELRLLADRTEAAGRKAGVEMGEHRHYRAHLTLARSGRGPADFRPYVAALEAFAGRRWTVGELHLVRSNLPRSGVPGEQPRYETVERWGLGAGG
- a CDS encoding aldo/keto reductase produces the protein MKYTQLGRTGLKVSRLVLGTMNFGPQTEEADSHAIMDAALDSGINFFDTANVYGWGENKGRTERIIGDWFAKGGERRDKVVLATKVYGNMGADGEAWPNHDKLSALNIRRAVDASLKRLQTDYIDLYQFHHIDRSTPFEEIWQAMDVLVQQGKILYVGSSNFPGYKIAQANETAARHGSYGLVSEQCLYNLFERRAEMEVIPAAQEYGLGVIPWSPLHGGLLGGVIKKEIEGGRRASGRTADSLTDPAVRAQIQSYEDLLDKHGLEPGEAALAWLLTRPGVTGPIVGPRTAEQLESALRAAELELPEEVLTGLEEIFPGPGPSPEAFAW
- a CDS encoding DUF742 domain-containing protein, with protein sequence MSRPGRDDAPDRLYTLTGGRSRSDSAARFDLVTLVVAECDPVPGMQSEHAAILRMCDHPTAVVEIAAELRLPVSITRILLSDLLAAGRVSARHPRTAALPDPDVLEQVLVGLRNL